From Epinephelus fuscoguttatus linkage group LG17, E.fuscoguttatus.final_Chr_v1:
TTAAAATTTAGCTATTTTCAAGGTATTCCTGTAATTGATGTTTCTTCCTCAAAATTTAAGCACTAAGCTTAAGGACCTTGTACAAACCCAGCAAACAATCAAATTCAAAATCGCCACATCTGGGGATGCATGGAGTAATTAAAGCTGTCGGAACACAGTATTTTCAGAGTGGTATTAGCGTCTTTACTTATGTTAACTGGTTTCCCAGCCGTTTTAagtgataataaaaacaacGAAATTGTacaaacctgctctgtgtaaccGGACAGGGTTGTAAACAGCGTCCAGTAGTTTCCGTTGTCGGTGATTCTCTTTTGAACTGAACTCAAGTTTCTCCTCGTACTCTGCTATCGTTGTTTCAAACAGCTCAAAGATCTCTTCAGCTGCCGCAGTTAGTCGCTGGTTGACAAAAGCTCTCAGCATTTGAACTTTAGACATTTTTTCTCAATCACAGCAACTTTTCCTCCAGACACACTCCTTTAAAGACGGTTTGTTCACTCTGATGTGCGCCGCGTTACTGGATACCTCCGCCTCCGTCTATTTCCAGAGACCAAGCTAACTTCATTAGCTTCGTACGACACCGAAGGATGATCTGGGCGTTTTAAATTAGAAAGGACCGTACAGACTCCATTCAGACAGGTTTATCTAGACATTGTGGGtccacaaaaaaatacaatttggtGTCTATTGGATATTCACTGTGACTAGAGCTGTGTGACCGAGTTCTATCTCCGTCTAATTCCAGCTAGCACGCTAGGCTAGCTTCAGTTAGCATATTTAGCTAACGGAGTCTGCCGTGAACCGTCCTGAAAACTTACAAAAAGTCCACTTATGCAAGTTTATCCGAACATACGGGCACTGGTGTTTCACTCCAATGGTATCAGATAAACTACCTGCGGAAACAGCAGGAATAACGGGGGACAGAAGGGTCTATAACAAGGCACCAGGATAAACCTCTTtcacctcttcttctttttgttttacgGTGGTTGGCATCCAGCGTTtggtgcattaccgccaccttcTGCTCTGGAGTGTAGATCAGACAATagaccccccctccccccatctTAACCTCTGCTTTACTGACACTCACTTGCATTTCTATTCTTCCTCTCTGTAAATCCCTCTTTGCCAACTCATCTGCCCTCTCATTCCCCCTCACCCCTACATGCGCTGGTACCCACATAAATTTAATCTGACCTCCTCTATTTATTATTCTTGTGACTGACTGAAGGACTTTATATAACACGCCTTGACGGCTGTTAGAATGAAATGATCTCAAGCTTGCTAGAACTGAGAAAGAATCTGAGCAAATCAGTACCTTGTCTTGTCTGGATTTTTCCACCCATCTTAAAGCAATCAACACAGCCAACATTTCCACCGTGTAGACCCCTAACACATTACATGTTCTTCTATTAATACCAACTCCTTTTGCTGGTACTGCCACCCCAAATCCTGTCACTCCTGTCTCCGGTTCTTTAGCTCCATCCATACATACCCATATACAATCACTATGCTTTCCCATtacatgacatttaaaagcattaaccAAGTCTATtttacctttttcttttcttttaagctCTAACAAATACCAGTCTACATCTGACCATATAAGCAACCATGGCGGTATCACCGGATACACTACTGTGGGGCTTGTCCTCACTCCTAAGTCTCCCAGTTCAATTGCCACATCATTTCCTACCCGCCCAAAATTTTCCCTCTGATTCTTCCCATTCTCCCAGCACTCCTACAGAACTTCTTTTGTCGGGTGAGAATCACTGTGTCCCTGCAAATTTGCCCAGTAACTCACCATCAGCTGCTTCCTTCTCAATCCCAGTGGCATCTCTCCCATCTCTACCTGTAAAGCAGGTACTGGTGATGTTTTAAAAGCCGCACTGCAAACTCTCAGTGCCTGTGCCTGAAATAGCCTGGCATATTGTTCTTCTCACTACTGCCTGTGCCCACTTATACTGGATTAAATGTTGTATGTTATGGGTTCTTTTAAGTTGTCTAAATGCTCTGTTTCTATTTCTAACAGCCTGACAGCATTCCtctgtccaccatggtaccggTTTCCTATTCATCTTATTTTTACTCCTGGGAATAGCTCCCTCTGCTGCCCTAATAATTCCTGAGGTTACCTGATTGTTTATTTCCTCTATATCTACAGAAAAGTCCATTCTTGTCATTGTTTCTTCACTTAACTCCTGGAATGAATCCCATTTTGCCTTCACAAAACCCACTTTGAGATTTGTACATTGCAGTACCTGCAGTTATGTATGCCCTGGTTCCTCTCCCATCATTCATACATACCAAATTCCTTTCATCCATTAATTCTTCAACTACTTTCCCATTTGAGTCTGTTTGTGAATGTGCTGCATtgacaatatatatatgtgtgtgtgtgtgtgtgtgtgtgtgtgtgtgtgtgtgtgtgtgtgtgtgtatgctccACTCCGCATCCACATATACATATCACATTAACTCTTTTACAACTGTCAGAgtgctgcctgtgtgttttcatagtgtcagttttgtctttctgtgaaCTGGTCACATTAAGATGATCATTGGCAGAGACACAACGTTGATGAACGCAAGTAGGATACAATGTAGTCTCtttatacagactctacattcagggaatgtagagtctgtataaagagatcttgcctccagaacaagagtggaagagccccggtttccagttgtaggctgtttgtagtccacgtgatattgaccaaccggctgcagttgttgccaggttaaacggtccgtgcagtgaactaacgaggcggaacataattggcgtcactgcaaactctgaatccatcgcaatggttcagcatatttacttaaatataaatggaagtcggaaacagaaattcgcctcctccgcccaaatcaaactggaatgccaaaaaattgggggtctgcccccagaggctgtatcgccgtctgctggaagtcagacgccgaatacagccgatgggtccTGAGAATGGAATGTGGTCAGGACACAATGCAGGTCCTTAAGTTAATTTGTCCTTTCgtctttcatattttttcaAACATAATACATTTCCTCATGATTCTCTAACCAAGACTACTTCTTATTtagttgtagtcttgttttCGTCATGAAAATAGGTCATTAACAAATATCTATCATCTTGGTttttcattagaattattaACAGACATATACACGAGCAGCAGGAAATTGGTGCATTAGGCAGCAGCGCTGACTAAAGAGATAgtacacccaaaaatgaaaattcagccattatctactcacccatatgctgacggaggccctggtgaagttttagagtcctcacatcccttgcagagatcggcgggggcagcggctagcacacctaatggctgatggtgccccagactaacgtccaagaacataAGAGtaaatccacaaagtatctccatactgttcatccgtagtgatcccagtgtgctgcagccgcgacataaaaagttgtttggaaaaacgtcatatgaactctatTTTTAGcttcactgtagcctgtagctctgactgcttctctgtgctccgtgctcaCATGTGCATGCTTGCGTGCAACCAgcaaaagcatgagctttgcttacccgtgtttacatcacgtgacacgtgcaccgcagggggagacaacagtaaccacagtagctaaaagataatttgcactacggtcttttagcaaaggacagcccaacatgtctgaagactctgaaattgaggaggaacagcatttctttgttgagccgcaTTTGTTTGAGCCTGTGTATACAGacgcggaactcaggctactggacaaAGCAGctgccgcagctcatgagcctaaccctcagccagccgcagaataccggagtcgagcactggaaacctggtagtgtagttgtttcaaatgcaaagcagtgcCAACGGAtgagtctttgctgctcagactgggaattggcgatgcctgcacttgagaatctggacatcagtactgacaagactgctgctcttcagagaccgtgcatcaccgatcaccctgagcgcgcacacgtgagcacggagcacagagaagcagtcagagctacaggctacagtgaggctaaaaacagagttcatatgacgtttttccaaacaactttttatgtcggggcttcaggacacttggatcactacggatgagcagtatggagatactttgtggattcgattttgtgttcttggacgttagtctggggtgccgtcagccattaggtgtgctagccgctcccccgccgatctctgcaagggatgcgaggactctaaaacttcaccagggcctctgtcggcatatgggtgagtagataatggctgaattttcatttttgggtgcactatccctttaagtggtAGGTGATTGATTTGCCTGACATTGATTGATTTAGATTCAGCACCGCAGTAGTGGGCAGCTCCAGTTAAGACCTTCTTAAAGAGCGATCTTAAGAGCGATCCTACGAAGGGCATTAAGAACTCATCTGGAAAAAACCCCTATCTTAGCAACCCTTCTTTGCTAAGACGTTCTTAAATGTGCTCTTAAGTCTTAAGATCGATCTTAACTGGGAAACACGGCCAATGTCTGACAAACAACTGGCACCTTTTTTGGTTTAGGtcctctcagaaaatattggaaaaaggaaaaaaaaaaaaaatgctcttcCTGTAACTAAAACTCAAGGTGTCATCACTCTGATCCTGATACCAAACAAAGACACGGACTGCCTAGAAAACTAGCTTCTTATCACactttcaaatgatgatcataAAATTTTGGCCGTTTTTGCGAGCAGAACAGTTTGTTTGCAAATGTGACCATTATGATGCGCAAAATTCAGATGGAAGGCAGGAAAAGATCAATCTATGTCCTGCATGAATTGGATTCAGAGGAAAGTGACTACATAAAATGGTTGGATgaacctgcaggcagcaggtaTCATCAGAAAATAGAAACTCATGTTGGATGTGAGCCATACAAAACCAAGAAAAATGCTTTTCTCAACAACTTGACCACTTTGTCCGGTGTGGACACAGTTGACATTTTCAAATTACCTCATCCTCCAGACCTTTCAACATTATTAACATTATACAGTGAGTGGCTTAAAGCCTACAAGTGTCTATAGTAAGGCTACGCAGTATGTTGAAAATGCAACTTCACTGCAGTATCAACATGTGCGATACAGGTATCACAAAAGACTGCTTGAACTGCAATAACTAGTATATTTAAAGGTGCCATGCATTGACATGATGCGTGCCATTTTGAAACAGAGGTGTTGGGTTACTATACTTATTTTGAGTATTTCTCATGTCACAGAAACCACTGAGAGTGAAACCTGGTTTTGGATGTTATTATCAATCTGTCTGTGATGTATCGGGGTTTTTGTTCTGGTGTTCTTCACAGATGTCATACCTGTCCGCTCACCCACCAGCTCTCTGAAGCTTGGGGCACTGCTGTTTCCTGGTAGAGTTGGCAGGGCAGCACGGAGGTCCCCAGGGACCTCTGGTAGACAATAACCTCTTATTACCTTGTAGATTCATAAAATACACCTAAATTCTGGAATATGTAAATATTACGAGACATTGCTGTTATCTTACATCATCAGCTGTGTCCAATCTAAGTTTATCTAAAAAACTTGTGATTCAGATGAAATGACACTGAATACAGTACTAGCAGTTTAAGAATCaactgttgttgatgttttacaCACGGTAAGAGATCAATTCAAGAACAGGGGAGTCCATTAAATTATAAATAcattgtgttattgggagctaAGTCAAGTCGTTTCATTTATTAATCACAAATGTTGATGACAGTGATGTAGAGggaacattaacatttttaagacaACTTAAAACAAGTCTAATCAAAGATTATACTAATCAAATAATGAAATCAAAGATCATCTATTAAAGATTAGACTTAATTTGGAGTCTGTATCAGTCTTAATTCTGACTGTTTCCTAATCAGTGTTTAACAAAGTCTCGCTGTCAGTACTTGAAttcctgctggaaaaaaaaatgtttcaacaaGCATCTCCACAGCTTGAATTATTATTGCTGCTCTCACCAACACACTTGTGTCTTTTGACAAAACAGGGCCGAGTGTATCTTTTATTGCAAACGCTGcaactaaatggtttctctcctgtgtggacagtcaggtGTCGTCTCAAATCTCCCTTTAGTGCAAATCCTTTACTACAGATTGAACAACTAAATGGTTTCTCCCCTGTGTGGACAACCAAATGTcgtttcatattttgttttagtgtAAATTTTTTACTGCAAACTGAACAACTGAATGGTTTCACCCCTGAGTGGAAAGTCAAGTGTCGTCTCAGGTGTTGCCTCTGTGCGAATCTTTTACTACAAACTGTACAACAAAATGGTTTCTCCTCTGTGTGGATTCTCATATGTTTAACCAAACTGTTACTGAGACTGAAATTTGCTTTACAAACTGAACAGGTGAAACAATTTTTTCCCGCATGATCTcttaatgatgtttttccagtATTACAGTCCATATCACTGACGGGTACTTCATTGTTTTGCAACAAGTTTGAATCTGACTGAGATTCCTGTGTCTCCTCCCAATCTCTActgtcatcagtctcaggtTCAGAGCGTAAAGTCCTCTCAATGGTGTCTGGTTGTAGATGTGTGTCTGAATCTGAGTCCCTGGCTGGTTCTGgtcctccacagtcctctccatcagcttctgtttccatctgttcagtttgtctgttATAAAACTGTGAGGACTGGGGtatctcctcatcatcttcttcaCTCTTCACAGAGACAGAAGTGAATGTGAACTTGACAtcagcctcctccagcccttgaagctgctctccctcctgactgctccAGAGTTCCTCttgttcctctttaatgtgtgggggctctgggtcctcctggaccagactggagctccactcctgctgctcaggggaaacctcttctttaaccacAAACGGCTGCTGGACATCTGTGGAGACTAATGAAAAACATACATATGATCAGAGGTAACACTGGCTGGCATATGCCAGCTTTTGGCTGGTATCACGCGTGGTTTGTGGCGAAGCTCCATTACCAACTGGTAGTACTCTCCGTGAtccacccttttttttttaagagtctCTTGTACCCACAtagatctccgtttccctgtaCCCAACAGCCTTTCgacctcaaccagagctacagcaagtatcCGCTGCTTGTCCATTTTAAGAACTAGATTTCTTTCTCTACTTATGAACAAATATGCATGTACCGTCAAAAAGCGAGACGATGAGCCACTTTGAGATAAAAAGCCGTCAaagataataaaacaataaaaccagtacaaacctgctctgtgtgACCGAACTTCAGAGTTGTAAACAGCGTCCAGTAGTTTCCGTTGTCGGTGATTCTCTTTTGAACTGAACTCAAGTTTCTCCTCGTACTCTGCTATCGTTGTTTCAAACAGCTCAAAGATCTCTTCAGCAGCCGCAGTTAGTCGCTGGTTGACAAAGGCTCTCAGCATTTGAACTTtagacattattttttataaattacAGAAACTTTTCCTCAAAAACACTCAAGTTAAAATGGTTTGTTCGATCTTATGTGCGCTGCGGTGAAAGATTACATTCGCGTCCGCCTACTTCCAGCTAGCGAGCTAACCTCATTAGCTTAGCAAAACACCGGGGGCTAATCCAGACGTTTAAAATTGGAGGGAGCAGCACGCCATCCATTCAGACGGGATTACCTGGACATTGTGGGTCCATGAAAATTTGTTATCCTTCGAACTGTTACTCCGACTCCGCTGTGGTCGCATTCCGTTTCCGTATATTTCTAGCTAGCACACTATGCTAACTTCATTTAGCATTCTTAGCTAACAGAGGCGAGTCTGCAGTGAAACGTCCCGAAAACTTAGAAAAAGTCCATTGAAACTAGTTTATCTTAATGTACGGAATCCGGTGGTTCACTCCGGTTGTATCTGATGAAGTAGGTGATGGAAAGAGCAGGGCTCACGGCGGAGAAAAGGGTTTTCAGCAAAGATCTGTCAACACACCCCTTCTAGCAGActgcaaacaggaagtaaacCTGCTGCCAGCACCgcttcttcaaaataaaagtgatcACACTATTTTACTCACTGTGCTAGTTGTGTTGCAGAATGGCGCATGAGAATGTTATTTCATACAGTTTATTGTATTATTGGATCAGTATTATTGATATATCATGATTTAAGCAGCATCttcagtaaaaaaaagtaaaggattctcccctctctctctcttccacacacacatacacacaatgaTATTCCCTGCATTTATAAACATATATCAGTCTAGCAAATAACAGGTTAGGATGAACTGTGTGACTGTATTTTCCATAATTgtatcataaaaaaatattgcaaatgCTACAGTATGGAATTTGCGACATTATTAATGCACCAACTCTACTACAACTCACATCAAGATTACTTGTTTGAGACCTTAATGATGTTGTATTCTTTGACGAAGAACTCTGTCATTCTGTTTACATATTTGTATTCGTTTTTCTGTTAaacttttctcccttttttgtgaaatattagATCATTTTACCTCTTTGGGCCTCAAACGTTGACTTACTTAAAAGAAACCATGTC
This genomic window contains:
- the LOC125904203 gene encoding gastrula zinc finger protein XlCGF26.1-like isoform X1, producing MSKVQMLRAFVNQRLTAAAEEIFELFETTIAEYEEKLEFSSKENHRQRKLLDAVYNSEVRSHRAVSTDVQQPFVVKEEVSPEQQEWSSSLVQEDPEPPHIKEEQEELWSSQEGEQLQGLEEADVKFTFTSVSVKSEEDDEEIPQSSQFYNRQTEQMETEADGEDCGGPEPARDSDSDTHLQPDTIERTLRSEPETDDSRDWEETQESQSDSNLLQNNEVPVSDMDCNTGKTSLRDHAGKNCFTCSVCKANFSLSNSLVKHMRIHTEEKPFCCTVCSKRFAQRQHLRRHLTFHSGVKPFSCSVCSKKFTLKQNMKRHLVVHTGEKPFSCSICSKGFALKGDLRRHLTVHTGEKPFSCSVCNKRYTRPCFVKRHKCVGESSNNNSSCGDAC
- the LOC125904203 gene encoding gastrula zinc finger protein XlCGF8.2DB-like isoform X2, which produces MDPQCPVSTDVQQPFVVKEEVSPEQQEWSSSLVQEDPEPPHIKEEQEELWSSQEGEQLQGLEEADVKFTFTSVSVKSEEDDEEIPQSSQFYNRQTEQMETEADGEDCGGPEPARDSDSDTHLQPDTIERTLRSEPETDDSRDWEETQESQSDSNLLQNNEVPVSDMDCNTGKTSLRDHAGKNCFTCSVCKANFSLSNSLVKHMRIHTEEKPFCCTVCSKRFAQRQHLRRHLTFHSGVKPFSCSVCSKKFTLKQNMKRHLVVHTGEKPFSCSICSKGFALKGDLRRHLTVHTGEKPFSCSVCNKRYTRPCFVKRHKCVGESSNNNSSCGDAC